The Glycine soja cultivar W05 chromosome 4, ASM419377v2, whole genome shotgun sequence genomic sequence atatagtaaattgttttatatttagttaaaaatagtATGCATGACTAGGAATTATAATGAAATCCATATGGACATATTCGCGAATAAAAATTCACAGTAGATACTAAATGAGTATCTATCTTTAGTGGGTACATGTGTTATTTATTATCCGTTTGTTAATGAACATGAGAGCCGTAAATGTTGATACGTGTTACTTATTCATATTAAATActcaaatattcttttttttttttattttaccaaactTAAATACGTAAATactatttatatacattttttgtttGCACTTAtgttttactatatttttttggacTTATATTTCAGTGCatttttatttgagtttatGTTTTGGAGAATAATTTTTAGATGATTTTATTTGgagttcacaaaatttatttatttagaattattggtggatatttttaattatatagatCGTAGAATATTTGAATAACTTTAGTTGTaacaattaaaagtatttttcaagaaaatattaaaataaataaaaattgttgaaatatttttaaactattttttatttttgtaaaaatatccaTGAGTACCCACGGATatcctaaaatattaaataaattcacaGGTATCCACTTAATGGATACCTACGTCCGCTCCACCCACTGTCATTCCTATGCTTAATTTCATATGTATTTTTGtaggaaaaaaatttcaatgagacacgtaaaactattttaatatatatatatatactaacatatataaaatttttaaaaaattgataaatatattagaaaaatataataatataagaaaatcataaattttaaaccCAACATTCGTACAGGGCACAAGGTAAGGAAAGGTAAAATGtgcaagtttttttaaaaaagttaaaggataaaatgtgctaaattaatttgtcaaaagtaaaattaataagaaaaaaaagttaaaagtaaaAAGTGTAATTAAGTATAATCTTAATTGATCCCATTTCATGAACTATTATTTTGTTATGAACATCATGTGACCTATGTCAATAGAATGTAAGGATGCCCATCATTAGTGTTTGAATTTCCATCCCCGAATTACAACAAATATTTGCTCTGTATAAATAGACACAAAATAATTGTTAGATAATATCATCTATAACTTGTGTGTTGCTTTAACAGATTCATTCATGCTTTCAAGTAGCTTCTGCTTCCTTGTACGGAGGCATATCCTTCCAAGAGTCAATAACCCCAAAAGCAAGGGCTATCAACTCATTTGATAAAAGGAAACCTTCTGGATCACTTAGCCTTATATAAGCCACCCTTCCCTCTGCATTAGTTTTGCTCAAAGAAGAATTAAGGTCATCTATTCTAATGGTTCTCCTATGCTCGTCCAAGCAAACCACAAGTCCACTCTCAACATAAGGTTTATAAGCCTCAAGCAAAGACAAAACAACAGAGCTGCCAAACGATTCTTGGAAACTCTTTAAGTCTATGCCTTGTGCAGTTCTTAGGGACAGCATCACCACATCCATGATTGTGTCCTTGCCACTAATGTGGCCTTTAACAGAGCTATTTACTAATCCATTTTCTAGATTCTGCACAAAATTAATGTAATCGTTCACCTTTCTTGGTCTTGAAAACCTCAACCCACCAACAAAGCTAGTAGAGCCAAGGCCAAAGCCATAGAAAGGCTTGTTCTTCCAATAGATAAAGTTGTGTTTGCACTCATATCCACTCTTGCAGTAGCTGCTGATTTCATAATGGTTGTAATTTGCATCAGAAAGCATTCTTGAAGCCATCTTATAGAACTCAGCTGATTGTGTTTCAGAAGGCATTGGGAATTCCCCTGGGGAGTACCTGTAAACATTTTCACCTTCAGATTCCAAATCAttatattactttaaaaaaaaaagccctCAATGCTggtcaaggttttaaaaaacatttgatgaCACCAACATCAAGATCTTTAGGGTCTTAAAGACCACAATTGTGCCTGCAACATCAAGATTTTTAGGGTCTCAGCAACTGTGATTGCTGCTGCAATGTAAAGGTTTTTGGGGTCTCTGCAACCGTAGTTACAGCTGCATCCGATGTCAAGTTTTTAGATTGCAGTTGCATCGACGTTGTGGAAAATTACAGACAAATCATGAAGAGCCAAAAAACCTTGACATCTGATGTCAAGCTTAGCAATTTCCCACAATATCAAAGATCACAATGAAACTGCAATCACAACcgtaatttaaaaatttgctTCTGCTAGTGTAACATAACTGCGACTTACAATCGTCCAAATTTCGTGCCTTGCTCAATTTGCAAGTCATAAACCGAGACATGAGTTGGTTGTGACTCGATGGCGAGCCTTAGACTTTCCTCCCACATCTCACTCGTCTGATGAGGCAATGAAGATATAAGATCAATACTCCAATTCTCAACTCCACACAACTTGACAACATCAATAGCCTCATGAACCTCTTTCAGCCCATGTGCCCTCCCACAAGCTCTCAACAGCTCCTCCTGAAACGCCTGAACTCCCAAGGACACTCTATTCACTCCCAGCACCACCATCTCTCGCATCTTCTCAGCATCAAACGTGCCCGGGTCCATTTCCATCGATATTTCGGCGTCCTCACGAAGCCCAAACTTCAACCTCAGAGTGTCCAAAACCGAGGCAACCATCCTAGGAGGCACCAGCGAGGGTGTCCCGCCTCCAAAGTAGACCGTTTTAAGGGGTGTGATGGTGCTGGCATCAGCAGGTTGGTCCACATTGGTGGCACTGATTTCCCGGCAGAGCCAGTGGATGTAGTTGGAGACACGAGGGTCGTCGTTGGTTTGGGTCGAGGCGGAGCCAAGGGCGACGATGGGGAAGTCGCAGTAGTGGCAGCGTTTGCGGCAGAAAGGGAGGTGAATGTAGGCTGAAGAAGGGGGTGGTGGGGTGGTGGGGTTGAGAGGGGCATTGTGTCGAACATGTGTCGTGCTGCTTGTGAAGAAGGTGTTGGTGATTGCCTGGGGGGGAAGTTTTGGAGGTTTGGGTTTGGGGGTAAGTACCCAGAAAATGGGAGTGAAGGTTGATTTAAGCATGACGAATCTGGGGGCACGTAAATTTTGATGTTGATAAAGGAAATGAACGAGAGAGACGACGAGGTACGTTGTGTTATGCACGACAGCAACGAGTGTAGGGCTCCAAAAATGACGAGGATGTTGAGATATATAGAGTCTAACTTAATAA encodes the following:
- the LOC114409918 gene encoding uncharacterized protein LOC114409918, whose translation is MLKSTFTPIFWVLTPKPKPPKLPPQAITNTFFTSSTTHVRHNAPLNPTTPPPPSSAYIHLPFCRKRCHYCDFPIVALGSASTQTNDDPRVSNYIHWLCREISATNVDQPADASTITPLKTVYFGGGTPSLVPPRMVASVLDTLRLKFGLREDAEISMEMDPGTFDAEKMREMVVLGVNRVSLGVQAFQEELLRACGRAHGLKEVHEAIDVVKLCGVENWSIDLISSLPHQTSEMWEESLRLAIESQPTHVSVYDLQIEQGTKFGRLYSPGEFPMPSETQSAEFYKMASRMLSDANYNHYEISSYCKSGYECKHNFIYWKNKPFYGFGLGSTSFVGGLRFSRPRKVNDYINFVQNLENGLVNSSVKGHISGKDTIMDVVMLSLRTAQGIDLKSFQESFGSSVVLSLLEAYKPYVESGLVVCLDEHRRTIRIDDLNSSLSKTNAEGRVAYIRLSDPEGFLLSNELIALAFGVIDSWKDMPPYKEAEAT